The following proteins come from a genomic window of Macrobrachium nipponense isolate FS-2020 chromosome 18, ASM1510439v2, whole genome shotgun sequence:
- the LOC135196809 gene encoding acanthoscurrin-2-like: MRPLFAVLLVALVADAAPGIGYGGLGGLGGLGIGGLGYGGLGLGGLGLGLNGGYGGGYGGYGGLLGAGNYANGYSHSDGYNHGNHILTGFGGSGGLNHGHLNKHFLGKRSADPEPGLGLGGLGGLGYGGLGLGGLGLGLNGGFGGGYGGYGGLLSAGNYANGYSNSNGYSHGNHIGNQYGGLGGLSHGHANLLGK, translated from the exons ATGAGACCTTTG TTCGCCGTCCTGTTGGTAGCCTTAGTGGCTGACGCTGCTCCCGGAATCGGCTATGGAGGTCTTGGAGGACTCGGGGGACTGGGCATTGGAGGCCTTGGATATGGAGGTCTTGGGCTCGGTGGTTTAGGATTAGGCCTAAACGGAGGATATGGTGGTGGATACGGTGGCTACGGAGGTCTCTTGGGCGCTGGTAACTATGCCAACGGCTACAGCCATTCCGATGGTTACAATCATGGAAACCATATCTTGACAGGCTTCGGAGGATCCGGTGGGCTGAACCATGGCCATCTTAACAAACACTTCCTCGGGAAGCGAAGTGCTGATCCTGAACCCGGATTAGGccttggaggacttggaggacTTGGCTATGGAGGCCTTGGACTTGGAGGTCTAGGCTTAGGCCTAAACGGTGGCTTCGGTGGAGGATACGGTGGCTACGGAGGTCTCTTGAGCGCTGGAAACTATGCCAATGGATACAGCAATTCCAATGGGTACAGTCATGGAAACCACATTGGTAACCAGTACGGGGGACTAGGTGGCCTGTCCCATGGTCATGCCAATTTGCTGGGAAAGTGA
- the LOC135196810 gene encoding acanthoscurrin-1-like isoform X2: MRSLFAVLLVALVAEAAPGIGYGGLGLGGLGLGLNGGYGGGYGGYGGLLGAGNYANGYSNSDGYNHGNHILTGYGGSGGLNHGHLNKHFLGKRSADPELGLGLGGLGGLGYGGLGLGGLGLGLNGGFGGGYGGYGGLLSAGNYANGYSNSNGYSHGNHIGNQYGGLGGLSHGHANLLGK; encoded by the exons ATGAGATCTTTG TTCGCCGTCCTGTTGGTAGCCTTAGTGGCTGAGGCTGCTCCCGGAATCGGTTATGGAG GCCTTGGACTCGGTGGTCTAGGCTTAGGCCTAAACGGAGGATATGGTGGTGGATACGGTGGCTACGGAGGTCTCTTAGGCGCTGGTAACTATGCCAACGGCTACAGCAATTCCGATGGTTACAATCATGGAAACCATATCCTGACAGGCTACGGAGGATCCGGTGGGCTGAACCATGGCCATCTTAACAAACACTTCCTCGGGAAACGAAGTGCTGATCCTGAACTCGGATTAGGCCTAGGAGGACTTGGAGGACTTGGCTATGGAGGACTTGGACTTGGAGGTCTAGGCTTAGGCCTAAACGGTGGCTTCGGTGGAGGATACGGTGGCTACGGAGGTCTCTTGAGCGCTGGAAACTATGCCAATGGATACAGCAATTCCAATGGGTACAGTCATGGAAACCACATTGGTAACCAGTACGGGGGACTAGGTGGGCTGTCCCATGGTCATGCCAATTTGCTGGGAAAGTGA
- the LOC135196810 gene encoding acanthoscurrin-2-like isoform X1, with the protein MRSLFAVLLVALVAEAAPGIGYGGLGGLGGLGHGGLGLGGLGLGLNGGYGGGYGGYGGLLGAGNYANGYSNSDGYNHGNHILTGYGGSGGLNHGHLNKHFLGKRSADPELGLGLGGLGGLGYGGLGLGGLGLGLNGGFGGGYGGYGGLLSAGNYANGYSNSNGYSHGNHIGNQYGGLGGLSHGHANLLGK; encoded by the exons ATGAGATCTTTG TTCGCCGTCCTGTTGGTAGCCTTAGTGGCTGAGGCTGCTCCCGGAATCGGTTATGGAGGTCTTGGAGGACTCGGGGGACTGGGTCACGGAGGCCTTGGACTCGGTGGTCTAGGCTTAGGCCTAAACGGAGGATATGGTGGTGGATACGGTGGCTACGGAGGTCTCTTAGGCGCTGGTAACTATGCCAACGGCTACAGCAATTCCGATGGTTACAATCATGGAAACCATATCCTGACAGGCTACGGAGGATCCGGTGGGCTGAACCATGGCCATCTTAACAAACACTTCCTCGGGAAACGAAGTGCTGATCCTGAACTCGGATTAGGCCTAGGAGGACTTGGAGGACTTGGCTATGGAGGACTTGGACTTGGAGGTCTAGGCTTAGGCCTAAACGGTGGCTTCGGTGGAGGATACGGTGGCTACGGAGGTCTCTTGAGCGCTGGAAACTATGCCAATGGATACAGCAATTCCAATGGGTACAGTCATGGAAACCACATTGGTAACCAGTACGGGGGACTAGGTGGGCTGTCCCATGGTCATGCCAATTTGCTGGGAAAGTGA
- the LOC135196811 gene encoding acanthoscurrin-1-like: protein MRSLFAVLLVALVAEAAPGIGYGGLGLGGLGLGLNGGYGGGYGGYGGLLGAGNYANGYSNSDGYNHGNHILTGYGGSGGLNHGHLNKHFLGKRSADPEPVVGLGGLGGLGYGGLGLGGLGLGLNGGFGGGYGGYGGLLSAGNYANGYSNSNGYSHGNHIGNQYGGLGGLSHGHANLLGK from the exons ATGAGATCTTTG TTCGCCGTCCTGTTGGTAGCCTTAGTGGCTGAGGCTGCTCCCGGAATCGGTTATGGAGGCCTTGGACTCGGCGGTCTAGGCCTAGGCCTAAACGGAGGATATGGTGGTGGATACGGTGGCTACGGAGGTCTCTTAGGCGCTGGTAACTATGCCAACGGCTACAGCAATTCCGATGGTTACAATCATGGAAACCATATCCTGACAGGCTACGGTGGCTCCGGTGGGCTGAACCATGGCCATCTTAACAAACACTTCCTCGGGAAGCGAAGTGCTGATCCTGAACCTGTAGTAGGCCTAGGAGGACTTGGAGGACTTGGCTATGGAGGCCTTGGACTTGGAGGTCTAGGCTTAGGCCTAAACGGTGGCTTCGGTGGAGGATACGGTGGCTACGGAGGTCTCTTGAGCGCTGGAAACTATGCCAATGGATACAGCAATTCCAATGGGTACAGTCATGGAAACCACATTGGTAACCAGTACGGGGGACTAGGTGGCCTGTCCCATGGTCATGCCAATTTGCTGGGAAAGTGA